CATCTGCAACTTGGCGAAGCCGACGTTGACGCGGTCCAGGTAGTTGAACAGGTAGCAGATGAAAATGAAGGGGATCAACCGCAGGGTGATGCGCCGGTACAGCGCATTGCGGCTGGGGTCTTGGCCTTGGTCAGGGGCAGGGCTGTGTGCCATGATGAAATTCTCTGTTGTTATGGTTGTCACGCGGCGCCTGTTCCGGCGCTCGCCTGAAACGAGTCTCGGCGAGCAGGGCGCCGCTGTCTTTGTGCTTTTGCACAGCGTAGGGCACGCACGGCTGTGCTGCGGAACAAAGTCTGCCACTGCAAGGAACCCACATGTTCGAGCTTGACCACGACCTGGCCCAGGATATCGTCGACCGGGCGATGGCGATCCTGCCGTGCAACGTCAACGTCATGGACAGCCAGGGCCTGATCCTGGGCAGCGGCGAGCCAGAGCGCATCAATACCCGCCATGAGGGGGCGCAACTGGTCCTGGCCAATGGGCGCATCGTCGAACTCGACAGCGAGGCGGCCAAATGTCTCAAGGGCGTGCAGCCAGGGGTGAACCTGCCGTTGATGCTCGACGACCGATTGATCGGCGTGCTCGGCCTGACCGGCGATCCGCAGCAACTGCGCACCTACGCCGAGCTGGTGCGCATGACCGCCGAGATGCTCCTGGCCCAGCGTCACCTGCAGATCGAGCAACAGTGGCGCCGGCAGCGCTGCGACGATCTGCTGGCGCTGCTGCTCGGTGGCAGTGGCGAGTCCCCCCGGCTGGTGGACGAAGCCCGGCAACTGGGGCTCAAGCCGCAACTGCCTAGGGTGCCTTGCCTGTTCGAACTGGAGGCTGGGCCACCGGGCGAAGCGCTGTCGGCCTGGCTGACCAGCCGCTACCCCGACAGCTGGTGCGTAAGCCCGGCGCGTCAATCGTTGCTCTGGTGCCGTCCGGCAAGCGTGGCACTGGATGAGGTGCGTCTGATCGAACGCTTGCAGCGCCATGGCTGGCAGGTCCAGCGCCTGGCCCTGGGCAGTGTGGCGCAGAGCCTGGAACAACTGCGACGAGGTTACCGTCGGGTCCGCGACCTGTTGGCGTATGGCCGCGAGGTAGTGCCCGGCGAGCGCGTGTTGAGTTTGTCGCGCTATCGCTTGCCGGCGTTGCTCTGGCGCCACCGCAACGATGATGCCCTGGACGAGTTGCTCGAACCGCTGCAACGCATCCGCGCCAAGGATGCCAGCGGCCAATTGCTCGCCACCTTGCGTGCCTGGTGCGCCCATGACGGACAGAGCCAGGCATGCGCCGATGCCTTGGGGATCCATCGCAACAGCCTGCGTTATCGACTGGAGCGAATCGCTGAACTGGGCGAGGTGGATCCGCTGCGTCTGGAAGGGATGCTGAGCCTGTACCTGGGCTTGCAACTGCTACCCGCCGAGTGAGTCTTGATCCGGGCAGTGGCATTTGCCCAAACAACCGGCCGGGTGTTTTGTGCATCCGACCGAGGCCGCTCTGGCACGCAGCTGTCAGCATGCGGGCTAACAGGACCAGGAGATTCCCCATGAAAGTCGTCATCGCCCCCGATTCGTTCAAGGACAGCCTCGATGCCGCCGGTGTCGCCCGGGCGATCAGTGCCGGGCTGGCCAAGGTCTGGCCCGAGGCGGAGCGAATCGAGTGCCCGATGGCCGATGGCGGTGAGGGCACCATGGAGGCGATCGTCGCGGCCACCGAGGGCGAGCAGCGCCGCCAGGTGGTGCGCGGGCCGCTGGGGGCGCCAGTGGAGGCTAGCTGGGGCTGGTTGGCGCAGAGCCGCACCGCGGTGATAGAGATGGCCCAGGCCAGTGGCATCCAGTTGCTGCCCAGCGCACAGCGCGATGCCTGTCGCAGCAGTACCTGGGGCACCGGCGAGCTGATTGCCGCAGCCCTGGCGGCAGGTGCGCAGCGCATCGTGCTCGCCATCGGCGGCAGCGCCACCAACGACGCTGGCAGCGGCATGCTGCGGGCCTTGGGTCTGCGCTTGCTGGACCGCGAAGGCCAGGCACTGGCCGAGGGCGGCCTGGCCCTGGCGCAACTGGCACGCATCGACGCCAGCGACCTCGATCCGCGCCTGGCCGAGGTGCAGTTCGAGGTGGCGGCGGATGTCGACAACCCCTTGTGTGGGGTCAATGGTGCCTCGGCGATCTTCGGTCCGCAGAAGGGCGCAACGCCCGAGCAGGTATTGCAGCTGGACCAGGCACTGGGGCATTTCGCTGATCATTGCGCGCAGTTGCTGGGTGAAGACCTGCGTGAATCGCCCGGTTGCGGTGCGGCGGGCGGCATGGGCTTTGCGGCCAAGGCCTTCATGGGCGCGTGTTTTCGTCCTGGGGTTGAAGTGGTGGCGGAGCTCGCCGGGTTGGACGGGCTGGTGCAGGGCGCGGACCTGGTGATCACCGGCGAAGGCCGTTTCGATGCCCAGACCCTGCGCGGCAAGACCCCGATGGGCGTGGCCCGCGTGGCCAAGCGTCACGGTGTGCCGGTGGTGGTGATTGCCGGGACCTTGGGGGAGGGCTACGAGGCGTTGTATGCCCATGGCATCGATGCTGCGTTCGCCGTGACCAGCGGGCCGATGACACTTGAGCGCGCTTGTGCCGAGGCCGGGGCGCTGCTCGAGGGGCGGGCGGGGGATATCGCACGGTTGTGGCGGTTGGCGCGCGGGGTGTAGGAGTCATCTCTTTCGAGGGTTTTGTGTGGGGGCGAGCACCTTCCAGCTCCAACCCCCCTTCCAGCCAACCTCCTCTAGCCCCCCATCCCCCCAATAGCACACGACCGTTCATCGGATCAAAACGTTATTTTGTAACGGCTAATAGCACTTTGATAGCGGCGCTCGGTCTTTCCTGAGATGCTGCATCACATTCTCCTTTGAAAGTGACGGGCCCCCGGAAGTCGGGGCCTGACGGCCACCAGGGAAGCTGGCTTGCAGGATGCGTGCGTGCTCTACCACACAACTGTTTGCAAGGTGTCCCATGTTCGATCGCAAAATCAAAGCTCGGCTCGCGGCAAGCGAAGCCGAGGTCAAACGCCTGCGCGCGCTGCTCGACCCAATGGAACGAGGCAACCTGGCGCTGCGCCTGGACGCCGAGCGCCGGATCAGCGCCTGTAACGAAGCCTGTTCGGCTGCGCTGGGGCATCCGCATGGCGCCTTGATCGGCCAGGCCCTGGCTGATGTGGTGCCGGGGTACGTGACCGCTCTGCCGTGCTATCGGCGCTTCAACGAGGCGCTGTCACGCTTCGAGCCGATTCGTGACGATTACCGCTTCCTCACCCGCGAAGGCCGATTGATCTGGCTGCACCTGACCTGGCTACCGGTGCGCGGCGACGATGGCCGTCTGGATTACGTACAGGGCTACGGCAGCGAGGTCACGGCACAGATCGACAAGAGCCGTGAGAACGGTGCATTCGTCGATGCGCTCTTGCGTTCCACTGCGGTGATCCAGTTCGACCTGGCAGGCAATATCCTCACGGCCAACGAAAAGTTCCTCGGCACCATGGGCTATTCGCTCACGCAACTGGTCGGCCAGCACCATCGCCTGTTTTGTCCGAAGGAAGAGGCTGCAGCTCCCGCCTACCAGGAGTTCTGGAAGACCCTCAACAGCGGGCGCTATGTCGCCGGGCGCTTCCGCCGATTGGACAGCCGGGGGCAGGAAGTCTGGCTGGAGGCCAGCTACAACCCGGTCTACGACGCCGAGGGCAAGATCAGCCGGGTGATCAAGTTCGCCTCGGTGATCACCGACCAGGTGCGCAAGGAGGACGATATCCGCCGCGCTGCGCAAATGGCCCTGGAGGTGTCGCGCAACACCGACATCAGTGCCCGCGAGGGGGCGAGCGTGGTGCAGGAAGCGGTGCAGACGATGCAGGCGGTGGCCGATCAGATGCACAGCGCATCGACCACCATCGAGGCCCTGGGCAAGCAGTCGCTGGTCATCAGCTCGATCGTGCAGACCATCGGCAGCATCGCCTCGCAGACCAACTTGCTGGCGCTCAACGCTGCCATCGAAGCGGCCCGTGCGGGCGAGCAGGGGCGCGGGTTTGCCGTGGTCGCCGACGAGGTGCGCCAGCTTGCAGCGCGCACCAGCGCGGCGACCGAAGAGATCGTCGCGGTGGTGGCGCGTAACCAGCAATTGGCCGATCAAGCGGTGGTGGAGATCGAACACAGCCGGGAGCAGGCGGGGGTCGGGCTGACCCTGGCAGGCCAGGCGGGCAGCGCCATCACCGATATTCAGGAAGGCGCACGCCGCGTGGTGCAGGCGGTCGGGCAGGTGACCCAGGACCTGCGTTGAGCCGCAGATATCAGTCGGGCTGGCGCCAGATCAGCTCGCGAGTATCGTAGCCGCGCTGGCGGGCCACTTCGAGCAGCTGGTTGCGCGTGCGTTCGCTCACCGTAGGCGTGCGCGACAGCAGCCACAGGTACTCGCGGTTCGGATGGCCGACCACGGCCACGCGGTAGTCCGGATCGTGGTACAGCACCCAGTATTCGCCCTTGGCGGTGTCCGGCGCCAGTTTGCTGAACCAGTTGTCGAACCTCACCCACAGCTTGTCGGTCTGGCCGGGTTGCTGCAGTTGAGCGATACCGGTCGCCTCCTGCCACTCGCCGTCTTCGTCTCGGCAGCGGTTGGTGACATCGACCTGGCCATCTTCGCGCAGCTGGTAATTGGCCTCGGACTGCACGCAGTCACGTTGGAAGAACATCGGCAGGCGTGCCAGTTCGTACCATTTGCCCTGGTACTGCTCGAGATTGACCGGCATGGTCTTGGGTGGCGGCTTGTCCGCCGAGGAGCCGACGCAACCGCCCAGCGCCAGGGCCAGGCAGGAAACCAGCAAGGTGGCGCGAATCGCCATGAACAACCTCCGCAATGACTGTGGTGTCATTGCTTGGACGCCGGACACTGGCGAAAGTTGAATCTTTCAGCGTGGCTCCAGCGCGGCGTCCATCATCCGCTCAAGCGCGGCATACTCGGCATGGCTGACCGCAACCAGGCCGCTGGCGTCCTGGGAGTGGGCGAAGGCGGCGAGGGCTTCGGGGTCGTCGAGCATGGCCTGGCGAATGCGCGCCTTGAGCGCCGGGCACAGGTTGGCGCGGAACACGTAGGGGTCGTAGTAGATCGGCGCCGAACGCCACAGCACCTGGAGCCCTGCGGGGTCGATGGCGTGGCTGGCAAGGTAGGCGTCGGCGCGCTCGCTGGCGACGAAGGCGGCATCGACGCGCCCTTCCAGCAGGGCCTGCAGCGCCTTGTCATGGGTGCCGGCGTACACCAGCGCACCGAAGTAGCGCTGCAAGGGCGTGGTCACCTGCGCTGCGAACTCGACGCTCGGTACCAGGCCGCCGGAGGTGCTGGCCGGGTCGCTCAGTGCCACGCGCTTGCCGCGTA
The Pseudomonas putida genome window above contains:
- a CDS encoding glycerate kinase, with amino-acid sequence MKVVIAPDSFKDSLDAAGVARAISAGLAKVWPEAERIECPMADGGEGTMEAIVAATEGEQRRQVVRGPLGAPVEASWGWLAQSRTAVIEMAQASGIQLLPSAQRDACRSSTWGTGELIAAALAAGAQRIVLAIGGSATNDAGSGMLRALGLRLLDREGQALAEGGLALAQLARIDASDLDPRLAEVQFEVAADVDNPLCGVNGASAIFGPQKGATPEQVLQLDQALGHFADHCAQLLGEDLRESPGCGAAGGMGFAAKAFMGACFRPGVEVVAELAGLDGLVQGADLVITGEGRFDAQTLRGKTPMGVARVAKRHGVPVVVIAGTLGEGYEALYAHGIDAAFAVTSGPMTLERACAEAGALLEGRAGDIARLWRLARGV
- a CDS encoding phosphate/phosphite/phosphonate ABC transporter substrate-binding protein, translating into MRALKALTLLALMLPAVAARADCAPRSLRLAVIPLKGAEAMLRENQPLLQRLSEATGVPVELVVAPSYEGVVDAIVSGGADIARLGPASYVLAHRRDPQVEAFATFTLSAGPYTPAGNHYQALLLTRSPGPADLTALRGKRVALSDPASTSGGLVPSVEFAAQVTTPLQRYFGALVYAGTHDKALQALLEGRVDAAFVASERADAYLASHAIDPAGLQVLWRSAPIYYDPYVFRANLCPALKARIRQAMLDDPEALAAFAHSQDASGLVAVSHAEYAALERMMDAALEPR
- a CDS encoding sugar diacid recognition domain-containing protein codes for the protein MFELDHDLAQDIVDRAMAILPCNVNVMDSQGLILGSGEPERINTRHEGAQLVLANGRIVELDSEAAKCLKGVQPGVNLPLMLDDRLIGVLGLTGDPQQLRTYAELVRMTAEMLLAQRHLQIEQQWRRQRCDDLLALLLGGSGESPRLVDEARQLGLKPQLPRVPCLFELEAGPPGEALSAWLTSRYPDSWCVSPARQSLLWCRPASVALDEVRLIERLQRHGWQVQRLALGSVAQSLEQLRRGYRRVRDLLAYGREVVPGERVLSLSRYRLPALLWRHRNDDALDELLEPLQRIRAKDASGQLLATLRAWCAHDGQSQACADALGIHRNSLRYRLERIAELGEVDPLRLEGMLSLYLGLQLLPAE
- a CDS encoding lipocalin family protein, with translation MAIRATLLVSCLALALGGCVGSSADKPPPKTMPVNLEQYQGKWYELARLPMFFQRDCVQSEANYQLREDGQVDVTNRCRDEDGEWQEATGIAQLQQPGQTDKLWVRFDNWFSKLAPDTAKGEYWVLYHDPDYRVAVVGHPNREYLWLLSRTPTVSERTRNQLLEVARQRGYDTRELIWRQPD